The Nicotiana tomentosiformis chromosome 2, ASM39032v3, whole genome shotgun sequence genome includes the window cagattaccaatgagttcatcaatggtcaaCTTCTGCAAATCCTTTGCCTCTATGATGGCGTTTACCTTGCTTTCCCAGGAACCAGGTAATACACTAAGTATTTTCATGGCAAGTTTATTCCTGGGAATGATTCTACCAGTGAGCGAAGCTCATTAATGATAGAGGTGAAGCGAgtgtgcatgtcctgaatggactcgTCGTCCTTCATTCTGAAAAGCTCATACTCAATTGTCAACAACTCAATCTTCgactgcttgacttgagttgtcCCTTCCTGTGCTATTTGAAAAGCTTCCTAGATCTCCTTAGCACTATAACAAGCTGAGATGCAGTTGTATTTATCTGGTCCGATTCCACAGACAAGAATCTTTTTTGCCCTGAAATTCTTCTCAATAGCCTTTCTGTCAGCATCTTTGTACTCTTTTCTCGTTTTTAGGACTATAGTTGTTCCCTCACCAACAGTTTTCATGGGAACAAAAGGTCCGTCACAGATTATATCCCACAACTCTGAGTCCTCAGCCATGATGAAATCATGCATTCTTGTTTTCCACCAACCATAGTATTGGCCGTTGAATCTAGGTGGTCTATTCGTTGATTGTCCGTCCTTGATGTTTGGTGGAGAAGCCATGATGAAGATCCTTTCTAGATGTTAACCTtttagaaagaacctgctctgacACCAGTTTGtagaaactaagggtccaccaaactatgtagagaaccaggttctctataagttcccacagaacacacgcACACTGCAGTAAGTAAGTGACACAATGAACTTTTACGTGGAAATTTatcagctcacgggattaaaaaccacgacctacccttgtaggatttcaacttcactactgagaaAACTTTATATTAcaaactattgtaacctaggaattaacctctaatccctcactaacttgtaacaaatctattacaagcccctttgtaataactctattacaaagcttgcaacttgactaactctagccaagacacaaacaccaGGTTTATGACTTTACAAagatttcctacacaatgcttctaactaagctaagtaggaattacaagtaaagtgctttaacaaaggtgcaacacaactaaggacatgtaatgACTCAGTATaggaaactggtccttcgttatgttgttctttgttcttgatgcccttgagaatcacttgcaagattgACACACACTTGAGAGAATGCTTGATCGATTCTTGAATATGCAAGTATTTTGTTTTTACCTTTGCTTGATGTTAATAATTCATTtctgacatcacttgaatgatgcaagcaagttaacCCCATAAAGTTAATTGCTGCACTGTTTTTGCACTGTTGCGTGTACACGCAACACAACTTTACAGATGTGGGGAGTTAACTTGTACAGTCACCAAGGGAACTGGTGGCCATTTGTTCCCTCTATTGTTCTTTTGACTCTGAAGAGTTTAACTACGTTCCcgacttgagacttgttgttctttaagtacttgaggatctgtaacaggttccttatctaattcttatcattaagtttgttagaccATAAAAACATAACACGGATAAATATAACTTATCACTTTGGCATCTATGTCACACTCAGATTACAGTGGAAGCCTGTTATTCGTACATGCAAACCTTCCAATTTTAGGGCACAAGAAGCTATAAAATCAACATTCTAGTACTGACATCCATGTATAGAGAAAAATGTTAAAGTATTAGCAAACCAAATAGAACCTATTTTCAGTTTTGCAATCTAGAAAACAAAACCAAAAAGGTGAACTAAAGAATAGAAAAACCCAACAAACGGACTGATTAATACCGCTAACTAGAATCCAAATCAACAATTCAAGTACTGACACTGAAACAACAAACAATAACGCAGtagtaatcccactagtggggtctggggaaggtagaGTATATGCAGATTTTATCCCTACCCAGAGGAGTAGATAGGCTGTTTCCGGGAAACCCTCGGCTCAGAGACAAAAGATCCGTAACAATAATAGAAACCAAACAAATAATATCAGTACCGTAAGAGACAACAAATAAGTGAAGgacaataataatgataataataaaaaataaaaataaaaataaaaataaaaacagtgTGATGAAACAAAAACCGCAAGTAGTCCTAGACAAAACACTATCAGACTAGCTGAAACAACGAGGAAAAATGCTCAACTACCCcttacaaccctaatgctcgaccttcaCACCTCCTTATACAGGgacatgtcctcgaaaatctaaaGCTgtgccatatcctgcctgatcacctcaccccaatatttcttaggccgccctctacctcttcttgtacctgccaaagccaaccgcttacacctcctaaccggggcatcGATGCtcctcctccgcacgtgcccgaaccatctaagcctcgcttcccgcatcttgtcgtccatgggagccacatccaccctctcccaaatattttcattcctaatcttatcaaaCCTAGTGTGCAcgtacatccatctcaacatcctcatttcagctactttcatcttTGAAATATGAGAATTCTTAACTAGCCAACACTCAGCCCAATATAACATGatcggtctaaccaccactctataaaacttacctttaagtttcggtggtaccttcttgtcacacacgactccagatgctaacctctatTTTATCTACCCCACCCCGATACGGTGCGTGACATCCTCAATGATCTCCCTATCTCCCTGGATAATTGACCCTAGGTACTTGAAACTCTCTTTTAAGGATGACTTGTGAGCCGAGCCGAGCCTCCACGTCTGCTTCCCCCGACACATCGCTGGAATTGCACTCCAAATACTCCATCTTGGTCCAACTCAACTTGAAAACTTTATGCTTCAGGGCCTGCCTCCATACCTCCAGTCTCTCATTGACGCCGCCTCTCGTCTCATCAATTAAAACTATATCATCAGCGAAGGACATTGAGATAGACGACTGGCATTCATGTAAAAGGAGAACAATGTTAAAAAATGTATTGGATAATCAAAAAGAGGAAGATCCAATTTGATTTGTCGATATCTAGAAAACAAAATTGAGCAAAGCACATTAAAAATATCAAATCCATCCAACTGATCAGTATAACTCTAGTAAATATAACACAACTGGTACCTACgtaaagaaaaaaaatgttaAATAAGGTATAATCTAACCAAAAGTGGAAACACCTAACCGAATGGAGATTATAGTAACTGATATTTAAGTAAAAGAAAAACAATGCCAACTGAAACGTGGAGGAATCAAACCAAACCACACCACAAGCAAACTGAAAAGAGGAAGAACCGAAGCAAACCAAATCAAATAGCATGCTTACTGAAAAATAGGAAGAACCGAACCAAACAACCATAGGCTACCTGGAAAAAGTAATAAacgaaccaaaccaaaccaaactgcACAACATGCCAACTGCAAAAAGGAATAACAAAACCAAACCGGAAAATATGCTAACTGAAAAAAAGGAGAACCGAACAAAATCTCTCAACATTGTTGACTGAAAAAAGGAATAACCAAACCAAACCTGCAAAAACAAATTACCGGATCAAACTAAACTGCATAGTAGGCTAATTGCGAAAAGggataaccgaaccaaaccaAATCGCACAATAGGCTAACTGCAAAAAGGAATAGCTGAACCAAACGGCACAACCAGCTAACTGAGAAAAGGAATAACCAAATCGAACCAGACTGCGGAACATGCTATATGTGAGAAAAGGAATAACCGAACTAAACCAAACAACATAACAGAAAAAAGGTATAACCGAACCAAACCGGTTTACTGAAAAAATGAATAACCAAACCGAACCAAACAACTGGCTAACTGCAAATAACCGAATCGAACGAGACGGTAGAACAGGCTAACTGGAAAAAAGAATAACTAAACTGAATCAAACCACATTACAGGCTAACTAAAAAAGAAATAACCGAATCAAACCAAACCGGCTAACTAAAAAAGGAATAACTGAATCAAACCAAACCGCACAACAAGCTAATTGCAAAAAGGAATAATAGAACCAAACCAAACCGCACAACAGACTGACCGAAAAGAAATAACCGAACCGAAACACACAACAGGTGAACTAAAAAAGGTAAACGAACCAAGCAACACCACCATGTTAACTAAAAAAGGAAGAACCAAACCAAAACGCACCACGCAGTTCTTTTACAATTTCCCAATCTAGAAAACAAACCCGAAAGAGCAaacgaaaattgaaagaaaaaacaaTGGAACCCACTGAGAAATTCCCCTTCGTACAATCCAAATCAATGCTGACATGGCCAACTGACATCCATGTAGAAGttgaagagagaaaaaaaattgCAAAGCAACGCATTCCGAAAAGATGAAGAACTGAACCGCATTTATCTAATTCGGTTACCAGGAGCTGAACCGAATTAGGATGCTTGAGCTCAAATATGAGCTTACCAAaggaaaaccaaaccaaatttttTTCTTTGAACCGAGTTCTTTGAACTGAATATTTAAAAGAATAAAAATGAATCGACTGATCCATACCCCAATTAAGAATTCAGTTCAATATATGAGTACTGCCATAGATGGATATCCAGTAAAAGAAAAAGTTGAAGGCATTGACAAAACAATAATTCCAGTACTGACACCCAGTACAGACGACTGACATCCATGCAAAAGAGAATTTTTTTGATCAAGGGTAAAGAGGAAGAACGATCCGAACTAGAAACAAATGACGGTTCGCTTTACTGAAAACAAAACCGATAAAGAATTAAATAACCAAACCGAACCAAGTTAAACAAAACACAAATCGAACAACTGATGAGTCATCCAACCTAGAATTTAAATCAGCCATTGCAGCAGAGGAAATGCTGGATTGAAGATCAAGTTTGATCTGAAGTGAAGATTGAATTTTGAGGGCTTTCCGCTCTGAGAGTGACAGAGAAGTAGAAGAATGTGTTGTCAGACTGAATGTGATTCTCGTTTAAGCCATGTTCAGTTACCTCTGGTGCAGTTATTTTTATACAATTCACCGCTACTCACTGCCGAAGACTAGGCTCTTGTCAGCCCAATATAACATGAAATGAATATAAAAGATGTATGGGAGCCTACTACAAAGCTCAGTTAAGTTGAAATAGACTAGGAACTGATTATTCTGGGTTTATACAAGATCTTattctttttcatttatttttgaGGCATGGTGGTCATCCATCTCTCCCTTTTCTTTACATGTTAAATATCTAAATGGGTGTTCTTAAAAAACAGACATGTTTTTATCTTAGAAATTTGATAATAATATTTAGAGGTCCCGATTATCTCATCTTAGTTTAGTTCACATAATTGTAATAGAATTTTACTGCTTCATCCCAAAAATTGTCATGATTTAACTCCCAAAGGTTAAACCGGCTTAGTTAAAAATCATTTAGGAACAAATATCATAGAGTATGTGACAAAGATTGTTTGAGCTGGCAGAGGGTTCCCACATTTACAGGGAGCAAAGTCTATCGCTGATGGACTTGCTAAGTACGGTACAACTATGGAGATAGGAAATGCCACACAATTGATTGCTCAACCACCATCCTTTTTGTTAGATCAACTACTAAGCAGATCAAGCAGGAGTACCGACCACTAGAGAGTTTTTGGCAAAAATCAACCTTCAACTATGGCTCAAAACTAGGGTACATCCTTGTGTAATAATAGTGAACAAAAAGTATCCCTTAACTATTCAATAAATGGCAAGAATCATCCTTCTGTTAATTTCCGTTAAGAAATTAACAACTACAACCAAAACATGTGCCAAGCACGTGacttccccctcccccccaaatcCCCCATCACTCGTGATTCTATCCCTCCCGAAGCTATCCTGCTCTTATCCCGTTCTTCCATATTCAATGAAACTAAGGCTTCAAAAGCTATACGTTCTACGTTTAACTTTAGAAAATAACTAGAGCAACAAGATAAGTTATTTTCTTGAACAAGAATTAAAGCTAGGGCTATTCTCCATTACTTATCTTCCCACACCTcacaaacaagataaaaacatAAATAGCCATTGAAAAAGTTTTGGCTTTTCCCATTCTAATTTCTATGGAGTAGTATTTTTGTTATTTCTCAAACTAAACATCTTCCCCATTCTTAAAAGTACCAGATCTTGTGGGTTGAAGCATAAAAAACAATAGAAAAATGCTGGCTCGAAGTTATGGCCAATCATCCACACCAACTATGGTATTATTGATATTACAAATCTATAAGCATTTGATAATATTATATACAATAACTTTCACATTAACTTATACTGATATTACTGAATATATAAAGTTCTAGTAAGTCTTTTATTTATTAACGGATGATTAACGAAAGGATGATTCTTATCTTTTTTTGGACATCGAAGGGATTTTTTTGTTCACTATTATTATAGGATGTACTCTAGTTTTGAGCCATAGTTTAGGGatgattttagccaaaaactcttACAACGTCTACTACCCTTCCCACCCAATCTTTTTGTATTCCTCCTACGACTACTGCCAGTACACTAAGTAGCTCTAATTGTAATTTAGAATTCTTTGTAATAGAGTGCCGGTAGGGCACCAATCTCCCAGTAATATCATTTCTCTTTAATAGAAAATAGTTTTTGCTCACCGAAAAAAAGAAGAACATAACTGAACCCTATATACTTTTCCTTTGCACTTAATCTTCACTACATGACCTTATTTGAGTAAAGAAAAGCTTCTATAATATAATAACTGTATGGGccaaaatctatttttagaatatttagCCAAGATAATACCAAGGGAAGAGTTCTCAAGTCGTCGTTTGTCGAGATGGACCAAGAAGCAGCAAAGTTTGTGGTCGAATAGTCAACAAGAGCCGTAGTCAACAAGGGCCGTAGTCAGGTGTCAACAAGGGATGAGGTCGAGGTCGAGTACGTTTGACAgagctgtaacggctagttttcaaGCTATGATATTAGGGAGagtattctagtggatattctccatacttgtactattagggtttcttagGAACCTATCCCATATAAATGGAAAAAGAGACGATGATaggggcatgtgatattcatttgtaaagaacGCACTTTGACTAAAAAAtttgtctctctctctcttgctAAGATACAAACACCACCTTTTCACTGAGATTCTTGTCCAtatttttccatcagatccgagaataactcaaatattcaaggatttgtctatcattcatcattgtcacgAGGAACATCCACCTATTCTATCCTTTGTTGGGCGAAtcattcctcctatttacttaaatgtcatttattgatgTTCATTATTATTGAATGTTATATTATTGTTCCTGATTTCTAGAACATTTATTACATATTATTGTCACTGTCTGACCAGAT containing:
- the LOC117274556 gene encoding uncharacterized protein, coding for MASPPNIKDGQSTNRPPRFNGQYYGWWKTRMHDFIMAEDSELWDIICDGPFVPMKTVGEGTTIVLKTRKEYKDADRKAIEKNFRAKKILVCGIGPDKYNCISACYSAKEI